In bacterium, a single genomic region encodes these proteins:
- a CDS encoding glycosyltransferase family 4 protein, whose translation MKQSIMIDGRPAQGKLRGVGVYTSRLIRALASIVDKPVDIHVALNRKSGGDPWEDLPDLVRVWGTAGNQARWEQVILPRLAHQAKADLLHCTANSSPLHCKIPHVVTVHDAIFIRRLLQISGTIYPKQVLAHYYHQWTIGRGARRADCVITDSQFSKSELIKKIRLDPEKVDVIPLADPHQTPPLPESKVKEIIEQHKIRRPYLLGFGAIDLRKNTANLVRAFARLPRSAADMLVLTGFEKHEKSLVPNLIKQFGMHNRIKILGYISEKELTALFQAAAAFVYPSKMEGFGLPILQAFRLGVPVITTNAGSIPEVAGNAVRLVEPDDPRSICQAILTVLIDSNEAHRLALTGYLQAKKFTWEKTAQSTLEVYARVLHYRKKE comes from the coding sequence ATGAAGCAATCCATCATGATTGACGGGAGACCGGCCCAAGGGAAGCTGCGGGGTGTCGGGGTCTATACGTCGCGTTTGATACGCGCTTTGGCTTCCATTGTGGATAAACCGGTTGATATTCATGTGGCCCTCAACCGGAAAAGCGGCGGGGACCCGTGGGAAGATCTGCCTGATTTGGTACGGGTATGGGGTACGGCCGGAAATCAGGCCCGCTGGGAGCAAGTCATTTTGCCCAGATTGGCACATCAGGCCAAAGCCGACTTGTTGCACTGTACTGCCAATAGTTCCCCCTTGCATTGTAAAATTCCGCATGTGGTCACAGTGCATGATGCCATTTTTATCAGACGGCTGCTTCAAATTTCAGGCACGATTTATCCGAAGCAGGTTTTGGCGCATTACTACCATCAATGGACCATTGGCAGGGGAGCCCGGCGGGCTGACTGCGTCATCACCGACTCGCAGTTTTCCAAATCGGAACTCATAAAGAAAATTCGACTGGATCCTGAAAAGGTTGATGTGATTCCCCTGGCGGATCCCCACCAGACACCGCCCTTGCCGGAAAGCAAGGTGAAGGAAATTATTGAACAGCATAAAATCAGACGTCCCTATCTGCTGGGATTCGGTGCCATTGATTTGAGAAAAAATACCGCCAATCTGGTGCGGGCGTTTGCGCGTTTGCCGCGATCGGCAGCCGATATGCTGGTGCTAACAGGATTTGAAAAACACGAGAAATCATTGGTGCCGAATTTGATAAAACAATTCGGCATGCATAACCGGATTAAAATTTTGGGGTATATCAGTGAAAAAGAACTGACCGCTTTGTTTCAGGCGGCGGCAGCGTTTGTGTATCCCTCCAAGATGGAAGGATTTGGGCTCCCGATTCTTCAGGCTTTTCGTCTGGGCGTTCCTGTGATTACCACGAATGCAGGGTCGATTCCCGAAGTCGCGGGGAATGCCGTCCGTTTGGTGGAGCCGGATGATCCCCGGAGTATCTGTCAGGCAATTCTCACGGTTTTAATTGATTCCAATGAGGCGCATCGCCTGGCGCTGACGGGCTACCTTCAGGCCAAGAAGTTCACCTGGGAAAAGACCGCCCAAAGTACCCTGGAGGTCTATGCCAGGGTATTGCACTACAGAAAAAAGGAATAG